In one Calditrichota bacterium genomic region, the following are encoded:
- the rplB gene encoding 50S ribosomal protein L2 → MPLKSYNPVTPSLRFRKIVRFDEVTDDAPESSLVKPLHKTGGRNNLGRVTIRHRGGGHKRKYRVVDFKRNKDNIPARVAAIHYDPNRSANLALLFYADGEKRYILAPNGIQVNDRLMSGEEVEIRVGNAMPLSSIPLGSFVHNVELKPGKGGQLARSAGSYAQLVAKEGKFAHLKLPSGEVRLVHLNCRATIGQVGNLDHENISYGKAGAIRWLGRRPHVRGVAMNPIDHPMGGGEGKASGGHHPTSPWGWKTKGWKTRKKKKSDDYIVKRRK, encoded by the coding sequence ATGCCATTAAAGAGTTATAACCCGGTTACACCATCGTTGCGTTTCCGGAAAATTGTTCGATTTGACGAGGTTACAGATGACGCACCTGAATCCTCGCTGGTAAAGCCCCTCCACAAAACCGGTGGGCGGAACAATTTGGGCCGGGTCACGATTCGGCACCGGGGCGGTGGTCATAAACGAAAATACCGTGTGGTCGATTTTAAACGCAATAAAGATAATATTCCGGCCCGCGTGGCGGCGATCCATTATGACCCGAATCGGTCGGCTAATCTGGCCCTGCTATTTTATGCCGATGGCGAAAAGCGCTATATTTTGGCCCCCAACGGCATCCAGGTAAATGATAGGCTGATGTCAGGTGAAGAGGTCGAAATTCGGGTTGGAAATGCCATGCCTTTGAGCAGTATCCCGCTGGGTTCATTTGTCCACAATGTGGAATTAAAACCCGGAAAGGGCGGGCAACTGGCCCGCAGTGCCGGTTCCTATGCCCAGCTGGTGGCGAAAGAGGGTAAATTTGCCCATCTGAAATTGCCCTCGGGAGAGGTACGATTGGTTCATTTGAACTGCCGGGCAACTATTGGACAGGTAGGGAATTTGGATCATGAAAATATTTCTTACGGAAAGGCTGGAGCCATTCGCTGGCTTGGCAGGCGGCCTCATGTTCGCGGCGTTGCCATGAATCCCATCGATCACCCGATGGGCGGAGGAGAGGGGAAAGCCTCGGGCGGGCATCATCCCACATCCCCCTGGGGATGGAAAACAAAGGGGTGGAAAACCCGCAAAAAGAAAAAGTCAGACGATTATATTGTAAAACGACGCAAATAG
- the rpsS gene encoding 30S ribosomal protein S19 has product MPRSVKKGPFIEERLLKRIQKMNEGGQKRVVKTWSRRSTISPEFVGHTLAVHNGSKFIPVFITENMVGHKLGEFAPTRTFRGHGGKKERSAGRK; this is encoded by the coding sequence ATGCCAAGATCGGTAAAAAAAGGCCCTTTTATTGAGGAAAGACTTCTGAAGCGTATCCAGAAGATGAATGAGGGCGGACAGAAAAGAGTTGTGAAAACCTGGTCCCGACGTTCAACTATTTCGCCTGAGTTTGTGGGACACACACTGGCGGTGCACAACGGAAGTAAATTTATCCCTGTGTTCATCACTGAAAATATGGTGGGACATAAATTGGGTGAATTCGCACCGACCCGGACGTTTCGCGGGCACGGCGGGAAAAAAGAACGATCGGCTGGAAGAAAATAG
- the rplV gene encoding 50S ribosomal protein L22, with the protein MEAFALTKYVRISPRKVRQVAELIRGKNVDDAINILTFTQKSASLPLEKTLRSAVANLVNNQEESGRIEPEELYVKEIRIDEGPTMRRFRAGSMGRVMPIRKRSSHIKIVVAEETDKRK; encoded by the coding sequence ATGGAAGCATTTGCCTTAACAAAATATGTTCGTATTTCTCCTCGCAAGGTCCGGCAGGTGGCGGAGCTGATTCGGGGGAAGAACGTCGATGACGCCATTAACATTTTAACATTTACCCAGAAATCGGCTTCCTTACCATTGGAAAAAACACTGCGTTCGGCGGTTGCAAATCTGGTGAACAATCAGGAAGAAAGCGGCCGGATCGAACCTGAGGAGCTTTACGTGAAAGAAATACGTATCGATGAAGGTCCAACCATGCGACGGTTTCGTGCGGGCTCAATGGGTCGTGTGATGCCGATACGGAAAAGAAGCAGTCACATTAAAATTGTTGTAGCAGAAGAGACGGACAAAAGAAAATAA